In the genome of Dioscorea cayenensis subsp. rotundata cultivar TDr96_F1 chromosome 1, TDr96_F1_v2_PseudoChromosome.rev07_lg8_w22 25.fasta, whole genome shotgun sequence, one region contains:
- the LOC120260241 gene encoding homeobox-leucine zipper protein ANTHOCYANINLESS 2-like produces MSFGGVFERGTGARVVSEIPFSSLGMPGGPISQTRLVSGLSLGLQPDGRSEMNRMTAIGGAAAAGGGVGSDSVNKNNNNNNKDDENESRSGSDNLEGGSGDDLEHENPRKKKRYHRHTPQQIQELEALFKECPHPDEKQRMELSRRLCLESRQVKFWFQNRRTQMKTQIERHENSILRQENDKLRAENMSIRDAMRNPICNSCGGPAMLGEVSLEEQHLRIENARLKDELDRVCALAGKFLGRPMPSLQPNHHTNTPTNINASLELGVGSNGFNGLSSVAPTLPVVPDFLPVVSSPLGSVVSASVSARRIDRSLERSMFLELALSAMDELVKMAQMDEPLWFRSLDGGKDSLNYDEYQQLFPRCIGVKPAGFISEATRETGIVIINSLALVETLMDPTRWADMFPCVVARATATDVISTGMAGTRNGALQLMNAELQILSPLVPIREVNFLRFCKQHAEGIWAVVDVSIDAISENSTPTSCRRLPSGCLVQDMPNGYSKVTWVEHAEYDDSAVHHLYRPLLRSGSALGSPRWLATLQRQSECLAILLSSSVPGRDHTAITASGRRSMLKLAQRMTGSFCTGVCASTAHKWSKLCAPGIGEDVRVMTRQSVDDPGEPPGVVLSAATSVWLPVSPQRVFDFLRDERLRSEWDILSNGGPMQEMAHIAKGQDHGNAVSLLRASAGNSNQSSMLILQETCTDASGALVVYAPVDIPAMHVVMNGGDSAYVALLPSGFAIVPDGQGNVSNAATASGSPRIVDGGSLLTVAFQILVNSLPTAKLTVESVETVNNLISCTVQKIKAALQCES; encoded by the exons atgagTTTTGGAGGGGTGTTTGAGAGGGGAACGGGTGCAAGAGTTGTGTCTGAGATACCATTCAGTAGTTTGGGGATGCCTGGTGGACCAATCTCTCAGACTCGTCTTGTTTCCGGCCTTTCTCTTGGCCTG CAACCGGACGGCCGGAGTGAGATGAACCGGATGACTGCCATTGGAGGAGCAGCAGCAGCAGGAGGTGGTGTGGGCTCTGATTCAgtgaacaagaacaacaataacaataacaaggaTGATGAGAATGAGAGCCGGTCTGGGAGTGATAACTTAGAAGGAGGTTCTGGTGATGATCTTGAGCATGAGAATCCAAGAAAGAAGAAACGTTACCATCGTCACACTCCCCAGCAAATCCAAGAACTAGAAGC GCTTTTCAAGGAATGCCCTCACCCTGATGAGAAGCAAAGGATGGAACTCAGCCGGCGGTTGTGTTTGGAGAGCCGGCAAGTCAAGTTCTGGTTCCAGAACCGCCGTACTCAAATGAAG ACTCAGATCGAGAGGCATGAGAACTCGATATTGAGGCAAGAGAATGACAAGCTCCGAGCCGAAAACATGTCTATCAGAGACGCTATGCGGAACCCGATCTGCAACAGCTGTGGTGGCCCGGCGATGCTCGGCGAAGTCTCGCTCGAAGAGCAGCATTTAAGGATTGAGAATGCCCGGCTTAAAGATGAGTTGGATCGAGTTTGTGCACTTGCCGGCAAGTTCCTTGGCAGACCAATGCCTAGTCTTCAGCCAAATCATCATACAAACACTCCTACTAACATCAATGCTTCACTAGAACTCGGAGTTGGAAGCAATGGATTCAATGGTTTGAGCTCGGTTGCGCCGACACTCCCCGTCGTGCCTGATTTCTTGCCGGTGGTGTCGAGCCCTTTGGGGAGTGTTGTTTCGGCATCGGTTTCGGCTCGGAGGATTGATAGATCTCTTGAGAGGTCTATGTTTCTTGAGCTCGCATTGTCAGCAATGGATGAGCTAGTTAAGATGGCTCAGATGGATGAGCCTCTTTGGTTTCGGAGTTTGGATGGTGGCAAGGATTCTTTAAATTACGACGAGTATCAGCAATTGTTTCCTCGGTGTATCGGAGTGAAACCGGCCGGTTTCATCTCCGAAGCGACGAGGGAGACCGGGATTGTGATCATCAATAGCTTGGCACTCGTCGAAACTCTCATGGATCCG ACTCGGTGGGCAGATATGTTTCCTTGTGTTGTTGCTAGAGCTACTGCTACTGATGTTATTTCCACCGGAATGGCTGGCACTAGAAATGGAGCTTTACAACTT atGAATGCTGAGCTGCAAATTCTCTCCCCACTGGTTCCAATCCGGGAGGTGAATTTCCTGAGGTTTTGCAAGCAACACGCTGAAGGAATTTGGGCTGTGGTTGATGTGTCAATTGatgcaataagtgaaaactcaACCCCAACCTCTTGCAGAAGATTACCGTCTGGTTGCCTGGTGCAAGACATGCCCAATGGCTACTCCAAg GTCACGTGGGTTGAGCATGCTGAATATGATGATTCCGCCGTGCACCACCTCTACCGGCCGCTCCTGCGCTCGGGCTCGGCCCTCGGCTCACCGCGCTGGCTCGCCACTCTCCAGCGACAGTCTGAGTGTCTCGCCATTCTCTTGTCATCCTCCGTCCCCGGCCGTGATCACACTG CTATAACTGCAAGTGGTAGGAGGAGTATGTTGAAATTGGCCCAAAGGATGACCGGGAGCTTTTGCACGGGTGTGTGCGCGTCTACCGCACACAAATGGAGTAAATTGTGTGCACCGGGGATTGGAGAGGATGTTAGGGTGATGACTAGACAGAGTGTGGATGATCCCGGTGAGCCTCCGGGTGTTGTACTTAGTGCCGCGACATCAGTGTGGTTGCCTGTATCGCCGCAGCGTGTGTTTGATTTCTTGCGTGACGAACGCCTGCGCAGCGAGTGGGATATACTGTCTAATGGTGGTCCTATGCAAGAGATGGCTCATATTGCTAAGGGCCAAGATCATGGCAATGCCGTCTCGCTTCTCCGTGCTAGT GCGGGGAACTCGAACCAGAGTAGCATGCTGATATTGCAAGAGACATGCACCGATGCGTCTGGTGCATTGGTGGTGTATGCGCCGGTTGATATACCGGCAATGCACGTCGTGATGAACGGCGGTGATTCAGCTTATGTCGCGCTCCTCCCCTCCGGCTTCGCCATCGTCCCCGACGGCCAGGGAAATGTCAGCAATGCAGCAACAGCTTCCGGTTCACCAAGAATCGTCGATGGAGGTTCACTATTAACCGTCGCATTTCAGATACTTGTCAACAGTTTACCGACCGCAAAACTCACCGTCGAATCAGTGGAAACAGTGAACAACTTAATCTCATGCACGGTTCAGAAGATCAAAGCTGCTCTTCAATGTGAGAGCTAa
- the LOC120263079 gene encoding RHOMBOID-like protein 2, which translates to MNVHEQPLMEMAGAGEPRRGGGLGPYYEESSEERRSFFVPAVVVANLVVFVVTMYVNDCPSHRTPFGPCIAVNFLHRFSFQPLRQNPLFGPSASTLVKLGALEWIKVVRQHQGWRLVTCSWLHAGVLHLIANMLSLTFVGIRIERQFGLVRVGIIYLMSGLGGSSLSSLMIGSDISVGASGALFGVLGAMLSELITNWTIYSNRVSALLTLIFIILINLAIGILPHVDNSAHIGGFFTGFLLGFVLLMRPQIIWVEDHDVPFGSKPKPMYKAYQYILLAIALLLLLSGFVLVFVLLFRGGRLKNYCEWCHYINCVPTSRQTCID; encoded by the exons ATGAACGTACATGAACAACCTCTAATGGAGATGGCCGGCGCCGGTGAGCCCCGTCGTGGTGGAGGATTGGGGCCATACTACGAGGAATCATCGGAGGAGAGGAGATCCTTCTTCGTCCCTGCCGTTGTGGTCGCCAATCTCGTCGTCTTCGTGGTCACAATGTACGTCAACGATTGCCCATCACACCGCACTCCTTTTGGGCCCTGCATTGCCGtgaattttcttcatcgattCTCCTTCCAGCCTCTTCGCCAGAATCCTCTCTTTGGTCCCTCTGCGTCAAC TCTAGTTAAATTGGGGGCTTTAGAATGGATAAAGGTGGTTCGCCAACATCAAGGATGGAGACTAGTTACTTGTTCTTGGTTACATGCAGGGGTTCTACATTTAATTGCAAACATGCTTAGCCTGACTTTTGTTGGAATTAGGATCGAACGACAGTTTGGTCTTG TGCGAGTTGGGATTATTTATCTCATGTCCGGTCTTGGTGGTAGTTCTCTATCATCTCTTATGATTGGAAGTGATATTTCCGTTGGTGCTTCTGGTGCATTATTTGGAGTTCTTGGAGCCATGCTTTCAGAACTTATCACAAACTGGACTATCTACTCCAACAGA GTCTCTGCTCTATTGACTCTGATATTTATTATCCTGATCAATTTAGCCATTGGGATATTACCCCATGTCGATAATTCTGCTCATATTGGAGGATTTTTCACCGGTTTCCTCTTAGGTTTTGTATTACTGATGAGGCCACAAATCATTTGGGTTGAAGATCATGATGTACCTTTTGGAAGTAAGCCCAAACCCATGTATAAGGCATACCAATACATATTGCTAGCAATTGCGCTGCTCTTGCTATTATCAGG ATTTGTTCTTGTTTTCGTATTATTATTCCGGGGAGGAAGACTGAAAAATTATTGTGAATGGTGTCATTATATCAATTGCGTTCCGACATCGAGACAGACATGTATAGATTGA